The DNA segment ATGTCATTGAAGTCACCCGTCAAAAACCAAGGCCCGTCTCTACTCTGCGAAATATCAGTAAGCTTTTGCAACACTAATCTCCTGTTTTGGTGTTCAGGAGCTCCATAAGTGAAAGTCGCATGAAACCGTTTCTTTTTATAGATGATCTCAGTATCAATAAAGTTGTCACACGATGATACAACAGAGAGCTCTACGGAGGGGTTCCAAAGTAGAGTAAGTCCTCCTCCTCCCGGACTATGAGGTGGAACATGATAGCTTGAAACGAAGTTTAAAGAATCTAACTTTGACATAACAAACTCCAGGGGATTTTTTGTTTCCATTAGGAAGATGATATCAGGGTCCAAGCTTTTCTTGAGGGCCCTTAATCTTTGGACTGTTGTAGGATTCCCCAACCCACAACAGTTCCAGCTCAGTATCTTTAAGGAAGAGACCTTTGCGGATCGTGAAAATCCGCCGTCCTTGCTTCATTTCTTGGGGAAGTGGCGCCTCTTCTGCTACTAGATGCTCTCGATGTCTCTGTCTTTTGTGCTTCAGCCTCTCCGTCTGTTGTTACTGTAGTAGCCCTTCGTGACGGTGGTTTTGGGACCTGGGTTGCTCTGCTCTGGTTCTGAGGGATAGTTCTCCTGCTGTTTTGAGTAGTCCTGGAGGTACTCGATTTTCTAACTCTTGGGGAGTTTTGAATGGCAAGCACCTTCCTTTTCTTTGGTCCCGTTCCACTTAGGCCAGTGTTTTTTCCCGCTGTAGCGGTTTTCCCAGAGGGTCTGCCTCTCTTCTTTCGAGTCACCAGTGGTATGATATGTTCCGGTTCCGTGTGCGTCTGCGTCTGGTCTTGATCAATCTGCTCTAATTGAGCCTCAAGGTTAAAATTGGTGGCAGCGGCGATAGTCGCATTCTGGTGCTGGTTTTGAAGCGCCCGAGTTAGCATAGCTGCAGCTGTTCTTGCCATTAAGTTCTCCATTTCCCCTTCTAGAACCCTTTGGCGTCTTGCAGCACTTTCGATCGGGTCAGGTATGTTAACATAATTGGCAGTGGCTTCCTGTAGTTCACTTAGAATCTTATCATGGAGCTTTTGAGTTACTGGGTCCAAAATGAGAGTTTCCCCATCATGGatgggtggggggggggggggggggggggggggggggggctcaGAGTGATTATGCTCAGCGGCATGTTCTTTTTCCTTCCAAATCATTCTTGATTCAGCCGGCGGGGCTCCGAATGAGAGTGATCTTCGTCGGGAAACATCTCTTGGGTTCCGGCGAGCCTGGTCTTCAACATGTATCTCCTCTCTGGCCAGTACATTTTTCGAGTTATTTCTTCTGTAGGAATGGGAATCAGCCGGAGAGGTAACCGGTGGTAGTTGTGGCGAAGGCCTTGCATCCCACCGGCGAGAAGGGGACAGCTGCTTGTTCCCATCAGCGTTATCAGCTTCTGTAGTCGAGAGTCGTGGTCCAAAAGAGCGTCCATGTCTATCACGCCGTTGGCTGAAGGGTTGTTGTTCTACTCGCTGGCCCGAGGTCCTTAGGGGTTTGTAGTGGAgatttgttgagtttgcttggTTATCAGCCCTAAGCTTTCGTGCATAGTCTCCTTGTACTTTTTCTGTCTTCTGATGGTATGTCGGGAGGTTTGTAGTTGGACAGTCTCGCGCCTCGTGTGTGAGCATGTTACACAGTCTGCAGTGATTTGCCAATTTGTCGTACTCGAGGGAAACATGAATCTCTTCTCCAGAAGAGAAATCCACAATTGTGTCTTTTACTAGCGGTTGGAGGCCATCAACTGTGACTTTGACTTTAGCTGAGATCTTAGTCACTTCGACCGCTTCGACTTTTCCTATTTCCTTGCCAATTCCGTACATCATGTCTTCACTCCAGTAGTGTAGTGGGAGTCCTCTGACATTTATCCAAAAAGGAATCAATGAAGGGAAGGTAGATGAGATTACCGGTTCCCATCTCTGCACAATGAGCATCCATCGTGCATAGTGATATGGTCGGTTATGGATGACTGTTTCTAAGTCTTCTCTGCAAGTAAATCTGAACTGCACACATTGTTGGCCCAGATCTGCGCCGGTGACAGTGCCTATGAGGCCCCATCGTCGTTCAAGGAAAGGAATTAGGTTCCAGACCTTCTGTTCCCTTGTGTTCGTCAGCCTTACTATGAGTGTTTGCTCATTGTCCTTGATGGCTTGCGTGGTGTCCATATCTGGAGCCCTGATACGCCTTGGGAGGGTTTTTGTTGGAGAAAGGGAGATGCCCTTGCCTTTCTCTGCATACGTGAGTCTTCTTGTCATTTGTAGAGTAGTTTCCAGTCGTTGCTGATCCTTGCTGTAGTAGTAGTTCTGGTAGAGAGGTCTGATTAAGAACTGAGGAGGGCTTGCCTTAGTGAGCTGAGACGTAGTAGGCAGTTACAAAGCTAGATTAGAATCTTGTTGTCGGGGAGTCTTCTTTTTCAGGTGCGCCTGAGATGAGTCGTTGATTCCTTTTGCTTGGTCATGGATGCAGGACGGACCCTCCGACTGGCTGTCGGGGGTGGAACCCGGGAAACGGGAAATTGTTCGGCGCTTCGGTAAGGGTGGTTTCAAAAGTTTCCCTAAATGGTTAGAAAAGGGAAAAAAACTAGTGGCAAATAGAAACCAGGTGAGTGGAAACCGCTAAATTCAAACCAAAGAGGAAGATAGTGACGGGTGGGAGACTATCTAGAGAAGCGTGCCTGGGAGCGATATTTTCCGCTTTAGTGTttgatttccaaaataaatACCCTTTAAACTTCTagctttgaaattttaaatgcGTAGCGTTTCGCTAGCAACACACATTCTCAAACTTTAGAAAAAGATGTATGTTCTCGAACTTTTTCTCCatcttttattatataaataatatgatCCTTTAATTTAGATAGAAAGGAGTTGAAGATATATTAGATCTTTGATATTTGTTTGTGCCCATAACAAGTTATAGTATATCATTTCTCATCtccaaaacatttatatttttatttagataacCTGATCGTCAGAAAACATAAATTTCTAGTGgtctatatatacatacacatcGATAAGGTACCACTTGATTAGAAAAAGGAAATCAACTCTCAAAGTACTCGATAGATTAAAAACATTACTCGTCAAATTTGGTCCTGATGTTGGAGTtatacattaatgaaatatctaATGGATGTGTTGAGGTATTGTCATGTAACGTAGAGGTTATGTTGGTTATAGAGTAGAAAGATGCATGCGTGTGTTAAGAAAACACTTCAAAAGCAAACCTCCATTCTTCTAAAAATGTATTATGGAAACCAATTTGTCAATTTCACTGTTGCAGATGATCAATCGAAAAGCATCCAAAAGTGCTTTGGTCAAAGAATacattcaaaaacataaatatctGAGAATAGCATAAACATCTATGACTCTTTTAGGTGTCCAATAATTTGGGCAATCATGTCGAACTTATCTTTCAAATAATTGAAGTAGAGATCTTATGTTAGTAGAATTAAAAAGATAAAGGATGGATGTAAATATACACTATTGAATGTAGGAAGAAAATGATTATGCGATATTAAATAATTGAGGTTAGTTTGATACTCTTACTTTATCCTTACCAATGCAggtgtaaaaattaaaatgttctTCAGAAATCTGGGAGAATCCAAGACAGTTGGATTCAAGTTCCAAAAGAACTTATTAACATAAATCGTTAGATTCAGATtctaaaatctatactattaaatcaaaatcacacatatgattctttctttgtttttggagttatttacaaaagtcaTGTTACTCTATAATTTTAGTGAatcattattaattaaaaacatccaGAAACTAAACTTATTTAAGGAATATTCCaaaacattatcaaactattaGACTATTTATTTTACATAGTTATACCATAAagcctctataaattaataatgttaggactatggtattttttttaatttattgaattattaaattacaaaaagtttcatcttttaaattttttttttaactttgagtattttatttataaaataagaaaatagttgATTTTAACGTataaacattaattaaattttagaagttagactttcatattgttttattatattattcggtgtatatttttatgtttcataaaatTCAAATGAGATTTTAGTTATTTCcacttaaaatttaagtttcctgctaaaattttaattttcagcttaacgtttatattttaaattctcgCTTAAAATTTAAGTCTTCCAAAGGCTTCTAGTGAAAATGTTATATGTTTGAACTTATTTAATGTTTGATCTTTTGTTAATTTGACTTTGTTTTTTTCGAAGTCTTGTCCATTAGTTGTAGTAAATTTGATTAAAGTTTTGTGTTAATGTGTTTTGCTACTGAAATTGTATCAAAAACTTCAATACTGTCAAGTACttttggcaagataatattgtagacatgaacatatttaccaaaaaaaattcactaacatcttttcaaatttacaaaagaatccacaactaaaagagtacacatacaaatcacaaaacaaatcattcaacttAAGTTCTATTATAGGGACTAGCCAAGggaattcagttttttttttgttttggttccggttatgtttcaatttttttgttctttgattCTAGAGGTTTATGATCGggcattaaatttttttggtttggttctttttggtttttacaGTTCTCGATTTGGTTCGGGTAGCAATTTTAGGAACCAACTAACATCTGAGATGATTCTGAATCCCATTCAGTTCTGATTTTCGGTTAAGTTGGGTTAAAAAGTCATAAATTAAGGTTTTTCGGATTAAATATcagatttttcaaattttcggataaaatttgaataattcaggaaattttaaatattctagATAAAAAGTATCTGGTAACTCATTTTTAgtaattatgatttaaaaaaatattttaaaattatttgattatttaacaactaaatatagttaatatttataagtatagaaattatatatagaaatttgaGTACCCATTtaatttttggttcggttctggTTAGGTCcatatttggttttggtttttggttataGAAATATAAGATCCATTGATAATGGAACGGATCCAAATGCAAACCAAACAGAACCTCCTTTCGGTTCGATTTGTTTCGGTTCTTTGGTTCCGGATACGTGCGTCCAGACCTCATAGGACGAAAGTAAAGAGATTAGCAAGCATGAATGAATAGTAGTCATCTctactgtttttgtttttttgttttgtttaatgcGGATGTGTGTGTTTTTGGAGTCTTACATAATTCATTTGGCCATAATTATAATTAAGCTTTGGTATTGGATATTGGTTTGGAGTAGATCTAATTGTACCCAATAAACATGCTATTTTGAGCCTTTAAAAAGCCCAAAGCGCCAAATAGTATATCAAATGACTTGTCTTTCCCTTTTTCTGTTTCAATTCAATTTGATTGATACCCACAACCACCAGAAACACTTGGTTTGAAACTTAAGTGAAAAGGCAGCTCAGACAAGAAGACAAAATGGAgtttctcatcatcatcatcctcttcctTGTCTCTCTCcctatcttcatcttcttcatcttcccaaGGCAACCGTCCTCACACATCGGTTTCAAATCCTACCCGATCGTCGGCAGCATACCTGGACTGGTGAAAAACCGTCACCGTTTCCTCGATTGGACGGTAGAGACTCTGTCCAGATGTCCGACACAAACAGCTGTTTTCCGGCGACCAGGGAACCAACAGTTCGTCATGACGGCGAATCCAGCAAACGTCGAGTTCATGCTCAAGACGAAGTTCGATAGCTTCCCTAAAGGCGAGCGGTTCATCTCGTTTCTTGAAGATTTTCTTGGCCGTGGAATATTCAACTCCGACGGCGAGATGTGGTGGAAACAGAGGAAGACGGCGAGCTACGAGTTCAGTACTAGGTCGCTCCGTGACTTCGTTATGACCAACGTCACCGTCGAAATCAACACCAGGTATATCGATCTCAGCTTATCTAATTCACTTTCAGTCTCAGATGCTGAGACTTTCTCCGATCTAGGCTTGTTCCCCTCTTAGCCGCGGCGGCGACCGCCGGAGAATCCATAGACCTTCAAGATATATTGGAACGCTTTGCGTTCGATAACATCTGCAAGTTAGCATTCAACGTCGATGCCGCTTGCCTCGGCGACGACGGAGCAGACGGTGTAGAGTTCATGAGAGCCTTCGAGACGGCGGCGACGATCATCTCGAAACGGTTTCAGTCCGTGGTCTCGTATTCATGGAAGATCAAGAAGAAACTTGACATAGGATCAGAGAAGGTTCTGAGAGAATCAATCGTGACCGTCCATAAATTCGCAGCCGGTATCGTGCGTCACACGATTGATGATCAAGCTAGGTCAAGTAACACGAACGAGGATTTGCTTTCAAGGTTCATCAACATCGAGGAGATGAGTTCGCCGGAGCTGCTTCGTGATATTGTCATTAGTTTCATTCTCGCGGGACGAGACACGACATCCTCTGCTTTGAGCTGGTTCTTCTGGTTACTCTCTAAGCATCCAGAAGTGGAAGAGAAGATCAGACAAGAGCTGAACTCGATCAGGGCAAGAACAGGGAAACGTGTCGGAGAAGTTTACGGGTTTGAGGAGCTTAAACTGATGAACTATCTGCACGCAGCGATAACCGAATCTCTTAGGTTATATCCTCCTGTGCCAGTGGACACAATGAGTTGCGTTGAGGACAATGTATTACCTGATGGAACATTTGTTGGGAAAGCTTGGGGAATAAGTTACAACGCGTACGCTATGGGGAGGATGGAGAGTATTTGGGGGAAGGGTTGTGATAGGTTTGATCCAGAGAGGTGGATTGATGAAACAGATGGTGGGTTTAGAGGTGAGAATCCTTATAAGTTTCCGGTGTTTCATGCAGGACCAAGGATGTGTTTAGGTAAAGAGATGGCTTATATTCAGATGAAGTCGATAGTTGCGGCGGTGTTGGACAGGTTTGTTGTTGAGGTTCGAGTGAAGGAGCGTCCTGAGATTCTCTTGTCTATGACACTTAGAATGAAAGGTGGTTTGTTTGCTAGGATACATGAAAGAACCTGAGTTATTTGTTGGACAAGTTAGCTTTGGTCTACACTTTTATAATGTTTATGCTTTATTTACTGTTTACACTTTTATAAAGTAACGATCTTGGACCTTCAATATGTGTAATAAAAACTCATTTGGGTCTATTGGATTCGACTTACTTGCAAGAGTGAAAGAATATGTATGTTTTAGCTAAGATAGGTCTCCCTTCGGCTATATCACTCATATATGATATACGAACTATAGATTTTCGGCAATCAATATCTAGGGCCTGTCCTAAATATAGGCAAATGAAACATCTTCATATtacctaaaatttaaaaaataatttatatagccCGCCAAATTTTAtactagaattttttttttaattaaaattcttaATAAATTCTATATATAGCTTCCAAAGTCTTACGTATATCCGCTCGTAGTCACAAGATGAAAGACTTCCGCTTGTAGAAGAACGCATGAGTAGGTCACATACTTCTCACCGCCAATAAGAACTAGTATGAAAACTCGGGACAGTGATTTTGTACCATAGATGTCTCCATCACTGCCTTCTCGGGGATCAACAAGCACAAGTACAACCATTGATGGAAATAGCTTGGTTGCGTCTGAGTTTTCTTTGCTAGAGCTGTTTTGATCTTTAGTTAGATTAGAATCAGATACTGGAAGACCACCAGAGAGGATTCTTCTGTTATTCTCTCCCTTGTGTGTATGTTGCTGAGTAGCTAGAGGGCAGGCATGATGGCTCCAGAGCTTGAGGAGACATCAAACAGAAACACTTTGGTACACGTCCCCTAAATGAACATTGGAACTAGTAGTGTATACATTTAACAAAATACGTGTTAACATATGCAAATGCAAACACTTTGTATACTCTGTTCAGTCTCtaggagaagtttttttttttttataaattctatcgGTTGATCCGGTCGGCCTTGGGAAGAACACACTTAGTGCTACAGAGTGGACTGGCTACTACACTGCCAAATCCGAATTCGGAATACCTTCCGACTAATGCAGAGGGTGAACCGATCATCTGTTACGATTCACCATGTAAACCACTTGGGCAAAAACCCAAGTCCAAACTGGCCAAGTAATGATAATTTAGTTCCACAGGGAATCGAACTCATAACTGATGTGGATACACACCAAGCTCCAAAAGATTGCCAATGGGATACCATCGCTTGGTTTAAGGAAGCATTTTCTACCAAGATTGTTTTCAATTATCTATTATAGTCGCTTGATGTCTTGTCATTAGGACTAacatattgttttgatatttataaattttttttttgtttggaactGTTTCATAAACTTTCTgatttttaaatacataaaattaagtGATTTAAAATGAGTTTAGTAGAAAACCAATTTTAACGTTTTCCATgatttttccttttgttttgaGAGGTTGAAAGTTTCTGGTTTTGTTAATATCACATTTGGATAAGGCAATTTGGAAGACAAGAGAGTCTTCGGTCAACACAATTTGCTTATGACCAACGTCAAGCTACCTTAATCTTTTGAATATATGAGACTAAGTAACCAAAGAAACACCGAGTATCTTAGCAAAAATCTACATATTCTTTCATTCTTCCTCGTGATTGTTACCAATATTTGTTGGAGACTTAGCCAAAGAGTAACTAAAACATAGACATTATAAAAGCATAGACCAAGCCTAACTTGTCAAACAAGTAACTCAGGTTCTTTCATGTATCCTCACAAACAAACCACCTTTGATTCTAAGTGTCATAGATAACCGAATCTCAGGACGTTCCTTCTTCCCCGGAACCTCAACAACAAACCTGTCAAGCACAGCAGCAACTATCGATTTCATCTGAGTATAAGCCATCTCTTTACCTAAACACATCCTTGGTCCTGCATGAAACACCGGAAACTTGTAAGGATTCTCACCTCTAAACCCACCATTTGTTTCATCAATCCACCTCCCTGGATCAAACCTATCACAACCCTTCCCCCAGATACTCTCCATCCTCCCCATCGCGTAGGCGTTGTAACTTATTCCCCAAGCTTTCCCTACAAATGTCCCATCAGGCAATACATTGTCCTCAACACAACTCATTATTTCCACCGGCACAGGAGGATATAACCTAAGAGATTCGGTTATCGCTGCGTGCAGATAGTTCATCAGTTTAAGCTCCTCGTACCCGTAAACTTCACCGATTCGCTTCCCTGTTCTTTCCCTAATCGAGTTCAGCTCTTGTATGATTTTGTTTTCAACTTCTGGATGCTTAGAGAGCAACCAGAAGAACCAGCTCAAAGCAGAGGATGTTGTGTCTCGTCCCGCGAGTATGAAACTGATGACAATGTCACGCAGAAGCTCCGGCGAATTCATTTCCTCGATGTTGATGAACCTTGAAAGCAAATCCTCGTTCGTGTTGTTACTTGACCTAGCTTGATCAATCGTGTGACGCACGATATCGTCTGCGAATTTATGGACGGTCACGATTGATTCTCTCAGAAGCTTCTCCGATCCTATGTCAAGTTTCTTCTTGATCTTCCATGAATACGGGGTAACGGATTGAAACCTTTCCGAGATGATTGTGGCCGCTGTATCGAAGGCTCTCATGAACTCTACACCGTCTGCTCCGCCGTCTCCCAGGCAACCGGCATCGACGTTGAATGCTAACTTGCAGATGTTATCAAACGCAAAACGTTCCAATATATCTTGTAGGTCTATCGATTTTCCGGCGGTCGCCGCCGCGGATAACACCGGAATAAGCCTATATCGGAGAAAGTTTTAGCATGTGAGAGGACCTacttagaaaaaatattatatatataacaatgtaAAATGTTAatgcaaaatataaaaaaaatgacaaaattaaTAGTTTGTAGAAtgttataattatatgtatatatatatatactaggttaagatccacATCATGCGCTAAATGAAGTAATGTATGCAAATGATTTTTACAATATGGCTCCAACCACATATgcacaatgattataaaatacaagtATTAATTGTAACTTATGTGTAAAAAcgagtttttaattataaaataagtatcacacaatatatacaaaaacaatcttaaaaatacaataaaattattattattttcttaataaattaaaacatcaaacgaAATCGGTTACAAATTACTGGCTCATatctagtatataataaatattaaaataatcttTTAACTTATAGTAATTTAAAGGAATTTAAGTTAAGATTTTGtttaaagaaaaatagtttgttattttgattaaaattaaataataattttacattATAGACCTGGTGTTGATTTCGACGGTGACGTTGGTCATAACGAAGTCACGGAGAGACCTAGTACTGAACTCGTAGCTCGCCGTCTTCCTCTTTTTCCACCACATCTCGCCGTCGGAGTTGAAAATCCCGCGGCCAAGTAAATCCTCAAGAAGCGAGATGAACCGCTCGCCTTTAGGGAAGCTATCGAACTTCGTCTTGAGCATGAACTCTACGTTTGCTGGATTCGCTGTCATGACGAACTGTCTGTTCCCTGGTCGCCTGAAAACAGCTGTCTGTGTCGGACATTCGGACAGAATCTCTACCGTCCAATCGAGGAAACGGTGACGGTTTTTGACCAATCCAGGTAAGCTTCCGACAATGGGGTAGGATTTGAAACCGATATGTGAGGAAGGTTGCCttgggaagatgaagaagatgaagataggGAGAGaaacgaggaagaagatgatgacgaTGAGAAACTCCATTTTGTCTTCTTGTCCGAGCTGCCTTTTTCACATTAGTTTCAAACCAAGTGTTTGTGGTCGCGGGTATCAATCAAATTGAAACAGCAGAACAAGGAAAAAACATAAGTCATTTGATATATCATGGGCTTTTCGAGGGCCAAAATAGCATGTTTATTGGGTTCAATTCGATATTCTGAAATCAAATCCATAATTCGATATTTTTCCTGCTGCACATTATCATATATTATAGTTCAGTTTTACACTAGattgcacggaagcttcatcgaACGCCCAATTTTCCGCTTTGGAACCGAAATCGAAACTTTGTAGAAGCTCACGTAATCTGGCTTCTAAAACgcttctaaaatattttctttaaaaacacGTTGGAAGCTTCCGATTCtgttttggaatcacgcttccaTTTTTTAAGAACACAATGTCataaatcaaccaaaaaaataatataaattaacagttttaatttatataaaatctaaattttaatagtaatgAAATAGAGAGaattgaaatatataaattttaaaactaatactaTAAAGTATCTCTATGCATAgaggtttttattaaagatatagcatagattcaaatatattgtgtcaattatttattaagtattaaaaatatttaatataataatttcttttaaactttatttatgtgtattttcacagtttcaatatgaaatcatttcaaaattattataaatgaataaatgcttaattttaagtttaaatcatataatttttagtcctaaattttataaaattttcttatattttaatatatatatatatatatatataaatggatatacgcttccaaTACGTATACacttcctaatttttttaaaaatctcgcTTCTGCAATTCCATATACTTCCGCTTCCACGAACCCGCTTCTGTTTTCTTGTAACACATGATTTTtacatcaaattatatattaaataaattattttataattaattttgtagtttggtataattttctaaaacttacaaaataaaaatttgagatTATGTTCTACGGTGTTCTACAGactacaaattttatattctaCGAAAAATGACTTAGTAGAAATTGAAATCTACATTTTGTTAGTCAATCCAATTCgattaaactaaataattaactaTAGTTATCTAAGTATTTCTGGAATACACATTTTACGCTTAACCTATCATTCTAGATTTCGAAGAATAAGCAATGTACAAACGACTCAAAAGTCCTATTTTAGTAGAAACAGATTTCAAACCACGTGTCAACTTTCTACACCTAATATTCACTGCAATTTATGGATAATTCTGAACAAACCtgcaaaaatatagaaaatgcaGTTATGAAAATATTTCCATATCTTTTGTATTTCCATAAATGGGAAATTGTGTTCAAACAGGGTATTGTGTTTAGGGCGTGAAACCACACTTGCtgaaagaaatatttttaactaactaaataaacTCACTGTttcttataaaacataaaagtttataaatatcattacaAAGAAATGAGAAGAGTTTGAAATTCatcacaaaaaaatttaatcacaATTGTAATTTACAAACTATGACAACTAAGACGTTGCACATATCACAACCCAAATTCACTGTGTTCAAAATTAAGAACAATGTTTAGagacttttcttt comes from the Brassica napus cultivar Da-Ae chromosome A7, Da-Ae, whole genome shotgun sequence genome and includes:
- the LOC106355536 gene encoding cytochrome P450 94B3-like, encoding MEFLIIIILFLVSLPIFIFFIFPRQPSSHIGFKSYPIVGSIPGLVKNRHRFLDWTVETLSRCPTQTAVFRRPGNQQFVMTANPANVEFMLKTKFDSFPKGERFISFLEDFLGRGIFNSDGEMWWKQRKTASYEFSTRSLRDFVMTNVTVEINTRLVPLLAAAATAGESIDLQDILERFAFDNICKLAFNVDAACLGDDGADGVEFMRAFETAATIISKRFQSVVSYSWKIKKKLDIGSEKVLRESIVTVHKFAAGIVRHTIDDQARSSNTNEDLLSRFINIEEMSSPELLRDIVISFILAGRDTTSSALSWFFWLLSKHPEVEEKIRQELNSIRARTGKRVGEVYGFEELKLMNYLHAAITESLRLYPPVPVDTMSCVEDNVLPDGTFVGKAWGISYNAYAMGRMESIWGKGCDRFDPERWIDETDGGFRGENPYKFPVFHAGPRMCLGKEMAYIQMKSIVAAVLDRFVVEVRVKERPEILLSMTLRMKGGLFARIHERT
- the LOC106352922 gene encoding cytochrome P450 94B3-like; translation: MEFLIVIIFFLVSLPIFIFFIFPRQPSSHIGFKSYPIVGSLPGLVKNRHRFLDWTVEILSECPTQTAVFRRPGNRQFVMTANPANVEFMLKTKFDSFPKGERFISLLEDLLGRGIFNSDGEMWWKKRKTASYEFSTRSLRDFVMTNVTVEINTRLIPVLSAAATAGKSIDLQDILERFAFDNICKLAFNVDAGCLGDGGADGVEFMRAFDTAATIISERFQSVTPYSWKIKKKLDIGSEKLLRESIVTVHKFADDIVRHTIDQARSSNNTNEDLLSRFINIEEMNSPELLRDIVISFILAGRDTTSSALSWFFWLLSKHPEVENKIIQELNSIRERTGKRIGEVYGYEELKLMNYLHAAITESLRLYPPVPVEIMSCVEDNVLPDGTFVGKAWGISYNAYAMGRMESIWGKGCDRFDPGRWIDETNGGFRGENPYKFPVFHAGPRMCLGKEMAYTQMKSIVAAVLDRFVVEVPGKKERPEIRLSMTLRIKGGLFVRIHERT